In Pelosinus sp. UFO1, one genomic interval encodes:
- the yqeB gene encoding selenium-dependent molybdenum cofactor biosynthesis protein YqeB, producing MKRLIVIKGAGDIATGIACRLFRSGFPIIMTELAQPTVIRRTVAFAQAIFSGQVIVENVVAVNTSMENSLEVVKQGQIPVVVDPQSSITNVLKPWGIVDAILAKKNLGTQITDAPAVVGIGPGFTAGLDVHAVVESMRGHDLGRVIIEGEALPDTGIPGEIGGYTRERILRAPCQGVFKGISRIGDYVVAGEIVAHVNKEPVIAEISGILRGLIQDGLTVKAGMKIGDIDARCVQQHCFSISDKARAIGGGVLEALMQLELEKKM from the coding sequence ATGAAGCGACTTATCGTAATCAAGGGGGCTGGTGACATAGCGACAGGTATAGCTTGTCGCTTATTTCGTAGTGGGTTTCCTATAATTATGACTGAATTAGCACAGCCTACGGTCATTCGAAGAACCGTTGCTTTTGCGCAAGCTATTTTCTCAGGTCAGGTTATTGTAGAAAATGTTGTGGCTGTAAACACTTCAATGGAAAATTCTTTAGAAGTAGTTAAACAAGGGCAAATCCCTGTAGTAGTTGATCCACAAAGTAGCATTACGAATGTACTTAAACCGTGGGGAATTGTCGATGCTATATTGGCAAAAAAGAATCTTGGTACTCAAATAACTGATGCCCCTGCTGTAGTAGGAATAGGGCCTGGATTTACTGCTGGCCTTGATGTACATGCTGTCGTGGAAAGTATGCGAGGTCATGATTTAGGTAGAGTTATTATAGAAGGAGAGGCTTTACCTGATACAGGAATACCTGGGGAAATCGGAGGTTATACCCGGGAACGAATTTTACGAGCTCCTTGCCAAGGGGTTTTTAAAGGTATTAGCAGAATTGGAGATTACGTAGTAGCAGGGGAAATTGTGGCTCACGTGAATAAAGAACCAGTTATTGCAGAAATTTCTGGTATCTTAAGGGGACTTATACAAGATGGCCTTACTGTTAAAGCAGGTATGAAAATTGGAGATATTGATGCTAGATGTGTACAACAACATTGTTTTTCTATTTCGGATAAAGCGCGAGCAATTGGCGGTGGCGTCTTAGAAGCTTTGATGCAATTAGAATTAGAAAAAAAGATGTAA
- a CDS encoding sigma-54-dependent Fis family transcriptional regulator, with translation MKKTILQEIQDVVIQYGKVISHVIKMDVEIVDANLFRISGTGIYNNQINIDMSKEGFVYKQVLATGKTQLIEKPGEHIFCTLCPKQGRCEEKMELCTPIKLNDEIIGVIGLICFNEEQKEKLLDDIDFYQLFILQIAEFISAKAYEQRERERDQVITTLLMHVINNVDKGVLILNQNNQIIQINNSAVKQLQLTSACINEKVAIESTGDSMLGVEEYKVTIAQKKFKLMGDLQTVSPGFAVYDKIFIFNEMKSVKSDIYGLTNVAKSVSLENIIGESEAIKQLKNKIRKVADSNSTVLVSGQSGTGKELVARAIHAESNRSTKPFIAVNCGAIPDTLLESELFGYIKGAFTGADPRGKIGKFELANKGVIFLDEVGDMPIYLQVKLLRVLQERKLVRIGSNQLISFDVRVIAATNKDLKALIKENKFREDLFYRLNVIPLEVPSLAQRIEDIHMLVTNTMAKYCGLFHKEVRTIDQATMEILMRYPWPGNVRELENTIEFMINMADDLGVLTKETLPRNIREYKNSRGQGNEGAIRLLREVEQEHIMKAIAFYGDNTKGKQIAAKQLGIGIATLYRKLNERL, from the coding sequence GTGAAAAAAACAATTTTGCAAGAAATTCAGGATGTCGTCATTCAGTATGGAAAAGTTATCTCCCATGTTATTAAAATGGATGTGGAGATTGTTGATGCTAATTTATTTCGAATCTCTGGCACTGGAATTTATAATAACCAGATCAATATAGATATGTCTAAAGAAGGTTTTGTCTATAAGCAAGTTCTCGCTACAGGAAAAACCCAGTTGATTGAAAAGCCTGGAGAGCATATTTTCTGTACCTTGTGTCCCAAACAAGGACGTTGCGAGGAGAAGATGGAGCTATGTACTCCGATTAAGTTAAATGATGAAATTATTGGTGTTATTGGTTTGATTTGCTTTAATGAAGAACAAAAAGAAAAGCTATTAGATGATATAGACTTTTATCAATTATTTATACTGCAGATTGCCGAATTTATAAGTGCTAAAGCATATGAACAGCGTGAAAGAGAACGAGATCAGGTTATTACGACATTATTAATGCATGTGATTAATAATGTAGACAAAGGTGTTCTTATCTTAAATCAAAACAACCAAATTATTCAGATCAATAACAGTGCGGTAAAACAACTACAACTAACTTCAGCATGTATCAATGAGAAGGTAGCCATAGAATCTACTGGGGACTCTATGTTAGGTGTAGAAGAGTATAAAGTTACTATTGCTCAAAAGAAGTTTAAATTAATGGGGGATTTACAGACGGTATCTCCTGGTTTTGCAGTGTATGATAAAATTTTTATTTTTAATGAAATGAAAAGTGTAAAATCAGATATATACGGTTTAACAAATGTGGCTAAGTCCGTTAGTTTAGAAAACATTATCGGCGAATCTGAAGCAATCAAACAATTGAAAAATAAAATTCGCAAAGTAGCTGATTCTAATTCTACAGTACTAGTTTCCGGTCAAAGCGGTACGGGAAAGGAGCTAGTAGCAAGGGCAATTCATGCTGAAAGTAATCGAAGCACTAAGCCATTTATTGCTGTAAACTGTGGAGCTATCCCAGATACTTTATTGGAAAGTGAGCTTTTTGGTTATATCAAAGGCGCATTTACAGGAGCAGATCCTCGTGGGAAAATTGGTAAGTTTGAACTCGCTAATAAAGGCGTTATCTTTCTGGATGAAGTTGGTGATATGCCAATATACTTACAGGTTAAGTTGCTACGAGTGTTACAAGAACGAAAATTAGTGCGAATTGGATCGAATCAGTTAATTTCCTTTGATGTTCGTGTGATTGCCGCTACAAATAAGGACTTGAAAGCTTTAATTAAAGAGAATAAATTCCGTGAGGATTTATTCTATCGATTGAATGTCATACCTCTTGAAGTACCATCTCTTGCCCAGCGAATAGAAGACATTCATATGCTTGTGACAAACACGATGGCCAAATATTGTGGTTTATTTCATAAGGAAGTAAGAACAATTGACCAGGCCACCATGGAGATCTTAATGCGGTATCCTTGGCCTGGTAATGTACGAGAATTAGAAAATACCATTGAGTTTATGATTAATATGGCAGATGATTTAGGGGTCTTAACAAAGGAAACTCTGCCGCGTAATATTCGAGAATACAAAAATTCTAGGGGACAAGGTAATGAGGGGGCTATTCGTCTTTTACGAGAAGTAGAGCAAGAACACATTATGAAGGCAATTGCTTTTTATGGTGATAATACGAAAGGAAAGCAAATCGCTGCAAAACAGTTAGGGATTGGTATAGCGACTTTATATCGGAAACTAAATGAAAGATTATAA
- the xdhA gene encoding xanthine dehydrogenase subunit XdhA, translated as MQSVGKDFPRIDGFAKVCGKAKYVDDFFERDMLHAKIFRSTIANGWVKRIDVSKAKAMSGVEAVITFADVPKHTFPTAGHPYSKDPKHQDVADRHLLTQRIRLYGDEIAVVIAVDELTAEKALRFIEVEYEEYKPILTAAEALEEGAIEIHEGTKNIIKKTDFCLGELEEAFLESDYVFEDEFVTSMVQHCAMENHSAYSYIDENGKIVVVSSTQIPHICRRIIGQALGIPWGRARVIKPYIGGGFGSKQDVVVEPLVAFLTTVVHGRPVKLEFSREETFIASRVRHPITFKFRTGVTKDGTILARELKAISNNGSYASHGHSIVSNCLTKFRHLYSQKAIRGEATTVYTNLPAAGAMRGYGIPQVTFGLESHMEDIARELKIDPIEFRLKNSNKEGYVDPLTGISARSNGLDECIALGKKLIGWDEKKANSLKQTGSKRRGLGMACFCYKTGTYPFGLEIAGARIILNQDGSIQLQIGATEIGQGSDTIFAQMAAQTIGIPMDMVSVVSTQDTDITPFDTGSYASRQTYVSGMAVKKAAEEIKMKVLNYAWGMTDIPASALTLVDGWVVYIHNGEKVMSIADVALDSYYDAVFAAPITADVTNNARTNALAFGCTFVEVEVDIPIAKVEVLAIYNVHDAGKLINPKLAHAQVHGGVSMALGYALYEQMLFDSKTGKPLNSNLLDYKLMTTLDTPEIGTAFIETYEPTGPYGNKALGEPPAISPAPAIRNAIYDATGVKLYEVPMNPQRLFEKFKSTGLL; from the coding sequence ATGCAAAGTGTAGGAAAAGATTTTCCTAGAATTGATGGATTTGCTAAAGTATGCGGTAAAGCAAAATATGTAGATGATTTTTTTGAAAGGGATATGCTCCACGCGAAAATTTTTCGTAGCACAATTGCCAATGGATGGGTAAAAAGAATTGATGTCAGTAAAGCAAAAGCAATGTCCGGTGTGGAGGCGGTTATAACTTTTGCAGATGTTCCCAAACATACATTCCCGACAGCCGGTCATCCCTATAGTAAAGATCCAAAACATCAGGATGTGGCTGACCGCCATCTTTTAACCCAGCGGATACGTCTATACGGGGATGAGATTGCAGTCGTAATTGCCGTAGATGAACTGACAGCTGAAAAAGCCTTACGTTTTATCGAAGTTGAATATGAGGAATATAAACCTATTTTAACTGCCGCGGAAGCATTAGAAGAAGGTGCTATTGAAATTCATGAAGGAACTAAAAATATCATAAAAAAAACTGACTTTTGCCTAGGAGAGCTGGAAGAAGCTTTTTTAGAATCTGATTATGTTTTTGAAGATGAATTTGTAACAAGTATGGTACAACATTGCGCTATGGAAAATCATAGTGCTTATTCTTATATAGATGAGAACGGCAAAATTGTCGTAGTTTCCTCTACACAAATCCCCCATATTTGTCGAAGGATTATCGGCCAAGCGCTAGGAATTCCATGGGGAAGAGCGCGTGTTATTAAACCTTACATTGGTGGAGGATTTGGTAGCAAACAGGATGTAGTTGTTGAGCCTCTTGTCGCCTTTTTAACAACGGTTGTGCATGGAAGGCCCGTAAAACTTGAGTTTTCTCGAGAGGAAACCTTTATAGCCTCTAGGGTGCGCCATCCTATTACATTTAAATTTAGAACAGGCGTAACGAAAGACGGTACCATCCTCGCTCGCGAACTAAAGGCGATTTCGAATAATGGCTCTTATGCTTCTCACGGACACTCGATTGTTTCTAATTGTCTTACTAAATTTAGGCACCTCTATAGTCAAAAAGCAATTAGAGGAGAAGCAACTACTGTATATACCAATCTACCTGCTGCGGGTGCTATGAGGGGATATGGAATTCCTCAGGTTACCTTTGGGTTGGAATCCCATATGGAGGATATTGCTAGAGAACTTAAGATAGATCCTATAGAGTTTCGTTTAAAAAATAGTAACAAGGAAGGATACGTAGACCCTCTAACTGGTATTTCTGCCCGTAGTAATGGACTTGATGAATGTATTGCTTTGGGTAAAAAACTAATTGGCTGGGATGAAAAAAAGGCGAATTCGCTGAAACAAACAGGATCAAAACGACGTGGTTTAGGGATGGCATGTTTTTGTTACAAAACTGGGACCTATCCTTTTGGGCTAGAAATTGCAGGTGCCAGAATTATTCTAAATCAAGATGGTTCTATTCAGTTACAGATAGGTGCCACTGAAATTGGTCAGGGTAGTGATACAATTTTTGCTCAAATGGCAGCCCAAACTATCGGAATACCAATGGATATGGTTAGTGTGGTTTCTACTCAAGACACAGATATTACACCTTTCGATACAGGCTCCTATGCTTCAAGGCAGACCTATGTTTCTGGTATGGCTGTTAAGAAGGCGGCAGAAGAAATAAAAATGAAAGTATTGAATTATGCTTGGGGAATGACGGATATACCAGCAAGTGCGCTCACTCTTGTAGATGGCTGGGTTGTTTATATACATAACGGAGAAAAAGTAATGTCGATTGCCGACGTGGCATTAGATAGTTATTATGACGCTGTATTTGCCGCACCCATTACTGCGGATGTCACGAATAATGCTCGAACGAACGCTTTAGCCTTTGGTTGTACCTTTGTTGAAGTCGAAGTTGATATTCCGATAGCAAAGGTAGAGGTTCTTGCAATCTATAATGTACATGATGCAGGAAAACTCATTAACCCTAAATTAGCCCATGCTCAAGTTCATGGGGGAGTGAGTATGGCGCTAGGGTACGCGTTGTATGAACAAATGTTATTTGACTCTAAAACAGGAAAACCATTAAATAGTAATCTTCTTGACTATAAACTGATGACGACCTTAGATACACCTGAAATTGGTACGGCTTTTATAGAAACCTATGAACCTACAGGGCCATATGGTAATAAGGCTCTAGGGGAACCGCCTGCTATATCACCAGCTCCTGCCATTCGTAATGCAATCTATGATGCCACAGGTGTGAAATTATATGAAGTTCCGATGAATCCACAGCGCTTGTTTGAAAAATTTAAGTCTACAGGCTTACTGTAG
- the xdhB gene encoding xanthine dehydrogenase subunit XdhB has translation MYDIIAYEEASCIEEAIKLLVANPNATLISGGSDVLIKLHEGRMHDAHLISIHGIKELSGVSMLEDGTIVIGSGTSFSKISKHPIVQQFIPVLGEAVDMVGGPQIRNIGTIGGNICNGVTSADSASTLFAFNARLEIQGPDGVRTVLIKEFYKGPGKVDLQHEEILTAIFITPDNYRGYGGHYIKYAMRNAMDIATLGCVALCKVKGIHQIEDFRLALGVAAPVPMRCTETERLIKGEFFTEELIEKVGKTALKEVNPRTSWRASKDFRLQLVEELSKRAFRQAFKNAGGEQ, from the coding sequence ATGTATGACATAATAGCATACGAAGAAGCTTCTTGTATTGAGGAGGCTATAAAATTACTAGTAGCCAACCCGAATGCAACGCTAATCTCGGGTGGCAGTGATGTGTTAATTAAGCTACATGAAGGTCGAATGCATGATGCTCATTTAATTAGTATTCATGGCATAAAAGAACTAAGTGGTGTCTCTATGTTAGAAGATGGAACTATTGTTATTGGTTCAGGTACTAGTTTTAGCAAAATCTCAAAACATCCTATAGTTCAGCAATTTATCCCTGTTTTAGGTGAGGCTGTAGATATGGTTGGCGGTCCACAGATTCGTAACATTGGGACCATTGGCGGTAATATTTGTAATGGGGTTACCTCTGCTGATAGTGCTTCTACCTTATTTGCTTTTAATGCAAGATTAGAGATTCAAGGGCCGGATGGCGTACGTACTGTTTTGATTAAAGAGTTCTATAAAGGACCAGGTAAAGTTGATTTACAGCATGAAGAAATACTAACAGCCATTTTTATTACACCTGACAATTATCGAGGATATGGTGGACATTATATAAAATATGCAATGCGTAATGCGATGGATATAGCAACATTAGGTTGTGTTGCTCTTTGTAAAGTAAAGGGCATACATCAAATTGAAGACTTTAGGCTGGCTTTAGGTGTAGCAGCTCCTGTTCCTATGCGTTGTACCGAGACGGAACGGCTAATAAAAGGTGAATTTTTTACGGAAGAATTAATAGAAAAAGTAGGGAAAACTGCTCTAAAAGAAGTTAATCCAAGAACTTCTTGGCGTGCCTCTAAGGATTTTAGATTACAGTTAGTAGAAGAGTTGAGCAAAAGAGCCTTCAGGCAGGCTTTTAAAAACGCCGGAGGTGAACAATAA
- the xdhC gene encoding xanthine dehydrogenase subunit XdhC, with amino-acid sequence MQLKKITFKINSKEITIEVDVRESLLDVLRNKLHMTGVKKGCSVGECGACTVLIDNVAFDTCIYLAVWADGKEIRTIEGEAKEGKLSKVQQSFLDEAAVQCGFCTPGFVMSTTEMLESGKVFSKEQIKKELSGHMCRCTGYHNIMLAAEKALQPANKHGSECHGKCHK; translated from the coding sequence ATGCAATTAAAAAAAATTACATTTAAAATTAATAGTAAAGAAATCACTATTGAAGTAGATGTAAGAGAGTCCTTGTTGGATGTTTTGAGAAACAAACTTCATATGACGGGTGTAAAAAAGGGATGTTCTGTTGGTGAGTGCGGTGCTTGTACTGTACTTATTGATAATGTGGCCTTTGATACTTGCATCTATCTTGCAGTTTGGGCGGATGGTAAGGAAATTAGAACCATAGAGGGAGAAGCGAAAGAAGGAAAATTGTCTAAGGTACAGCAGAGTTTCCTTGATGAGGCAGCTGTACAATGTGGGTTTTGTACGCCGGGATTTGTGATGTCTACTACAGAAATGCTTGAAAGTGGAAAAGTGTTTTCAAAGGAGCAAATAAAAAAAGAGTTGTCAGGGCACATGTGCCGATGCACAGGCTATCATAATATTATGCTTGCAGCAGAAAAGGCTTTACAACCCGCAAACAAACACGGTTCGGAGTGTCATGGAAAATGTCATAAGTAA
- a CDS encoding NCS2 family permease — protein MMIPTSMVTKQSFLDQFFKLSQKKTDIKTEILAGITTFVALAYIIFVNPNILADAGIPKEAAIASTIYATAMATLLMGLWANYPIAVAPGMGLNAFFAYYVVGVLHLPWQVALGAVFFSGLLFLILTMGGIRQAIIKAVPMNLKCAIGVGIGLFIAFIGLKNSGIIIADKATFVTVGKLTTIEPLLSCIGLILTAVLMARSVKGSMLIGILTTTILGMFFGVVPTPKAIGDIMSFQFPSMGATFMQMDIGGAWEYGIFSIIFTFTIVELFDNMGTLIGLTRKAKLMNNKGEIENLDKALTTDAVGTIGSAIFGTSTVTSYVESAAGIAEGGKTGLTAITVALLFVVSLLFAPLIGLVPGFATAPALILVGALMMAEISQVSFEDFTDGFPAFMTIIMMPLTFSIANGFAFGFISYTFVKALTGRAKDVSWIMWAVSIAFLVNFYMRLH, from the coding sequence ATGATGATACCCACCAGTATGGTAACCAAACAGAGTTTTTTAGATCAGTTTTTTAAACTTAGTCAGAAAAAGACGGACATTAAAACAGAGATACTAGCTGGTATAACTACTTTTGTCGCATTGGCTTATATTATTTTTGTAAATCCCAATATTCTGGCTGATGCTGGAATTCCTAAAGAAGCAGCGATTGCTTCTACGATTTATGCAACGGCTATGGCTACTTTACTCATGGGCTTATGGGCTAATTATCCTATTGCAGTAGCACCTGGTATGGGGCTTAATGCTTTTTTTGCTTATTATGTGGTTGGTGTGTTGCATCTTCCTTGGCAAGTCGCTTTAGGAGCAGTATTCTTTTCGGGTCTATTATTTTTAATATTAACGATGGGTGGAATCCGCCAAGCTATTATTAAGGCGGTACCAATGAATTTAAAATGTGCTATTGGTGTTGGTATCGGTTTATTTATTGCTTTTATCGGCTTAAAAAACTCCGGTATCATTATTGCCGATAAAGCAACTTTTGTCACAGTTGGGAAATTAACAACAATAGAGCCTTTATTATCCTGCATAGGTTTAATTTTGACAGCAGTCTTGATGGCTCGGAGTGTAAAAGGTTCCATGCTAATTGGTATTCTTACGACTACTATTCTGGGAATGTTTTTTGGTGTAGTCCCTACCCCAAAGGCTATAGGAGATATTATGAGTTTCCAATTCCCTAGTATGGGCGCAACTTTTATGCAAATGGATATTGGCGGTGCTTGGGAATATGGTATTTTTTCAATTATTTTTACTTTTACTATAGTGGAATTGTTTGATAATATGGGAACTTTAATTGGCTTAACTCGCAAAGCAAAACTAATGAATAACAAGGGAGAAATTGAGAATTTAGATAAGGCATTGACTACTGATGCTGTAGGCACAATTGGTAGCGCTATTTTTGGTACTTCCACTGTTACTTCTTATGTAGAAAGTGCTGCCGGTATTGCTGAAGGAGGCAAAACAGGACTGACAGCCATAACTGTAGCACTATTATTTGTTGTATCACTATTATTTGCGCCCTTAATCGGCTTAGTACCAGGCTTTGCAACAGCTCCAGCCCTAATCCTAGTAGGAGCTTTAATGATGGCAGAAATTAGCCAGGTTAGTTTTGAAGATTTTACCGATGGCTTCCCAGCTTTCATGACAATTATTATGATGCCGTTGACTTTTAGTATTGCTAACGGTTTTGCGTTTGGCTTTATCAGTTATACTTTTGTCAAAGCATTGACGGGGCGGGCAAAAGATGTTAGTTGGATTATGTGGGCAGTTAGTATTGCATTTTTAGTTAATTTTTATATGCGTCTTCATTAA
- the ade gene encoding adenine deaminase: MKPIEQLISVAQGHVPADVVLKNAQVFNVFTGKFDRGDVAVVGGYIAGIGQYEGQIEIDMTGKFITPGFIDGHVHMESSMVSPREFAKVVVTMGTTTLIVDPHEIANVVGEQGIEYVLDVAEELPVHIFIMLPSCVPATNLETSGANLTVQELARFINHSRVLGLGELMDFPGVLRRDKDTLAKIRLAEGKLIDGHGPELSGNKLTAYIAAGIGSDHECVTPEEAIERVRQGMYIMLREGSAAKNLLNLLPMVNGYTARRCMFATDDRHPADLINQGHINHMVKMSIDAGIDLATVLQIATINPATYFNLKDIGAIAPGYYADLLVFDDLISWVPTLVYKEGQIVATKGKSVFNVLKMNDKKICNTMHLGNISPVQLKIKASSRVARVIGLIPHQLITASLVIEVPVINGEFVPDRDNDILKLAVFERHHGTGNVGVGLVKGLGMSAGAIASTVAHDSHNVVVIGSDDDDMIMAVQEVEKMHGGIAIVNEGKVLGTLALPLAGLMSEEDLYTVHIKLTDLHNIARGLGVNPNYDPFMTLAFMSLPVIPSLKLTDKGLVDVNKFAVVPVSI; this comes from the coding sequence ATGAAACCAATAGAACAATTAATCTCTGTAGCCCAAGGCCATGTTCCTGCTGATGTAGTGTTAAAGAATGCACAAGTCTTCAATGTGTTTACTGGAAAATTTGATAGGGGTGATGTAGCCGTCGTAGGCGGCTACATTGCTGGTATTGGTCAATATGAGGGTCAAATAGAGATAGACATGACTGGAAAGTTCATAACACCTGGCTTTATTGATGGACATGTTCATATGGAAAGCTCGATGGTTAGTCCTAGAGAATTTGCTAAGGTAGTCGTTACGATGGGGACGACTACCCTTATTGTCGATCCTCATGAGATTGCAAATGTTGTCGGGGAGCAAGGTATTGAATATGTTTTGGACGTTGCCGAGGAACTTCCTGTACATATTTTTATAATGCTTCCATCTTGTGTACCTGCGACTAACCTAGAAACCTCAGGTGCAAATTTAACCGTACAAGAACTGGCTCGGTTTATAAATCACTCTAGAGTATTAGGACTTGGAGAGCTAATGGATTTCCCTGGAGTTCTAAGGCGAGATAAAGACACACTTGCGAAGATAAGGCTGGCTGAAGGTAAGTTAATTGATGGCCATGGACCAGAGCTTTCAGGTAATAAACTTACTGCTTATATTGCTGCTGGCATTGGGTCAGACCATGAGTGTGTAACTCCTGAAGAAGCAATAGAAAGAGTAAGACAGGGAATGTATATTATGCTGCGTGAGGGTTCGGCTGCTAAAAATCTTCTGAATCTATTACCGATGGTTAATGGTTATACTGCTAGGCGCTGTATGTTTGCGACAGATGATCGGCACCCTGCTGATCTCATTAACCAGGGTCATATTAACCATATGGTGAAAATGTCCATTGATGCAGGAATTGATTTGGCAACCGTATTACAAATAGCCACTATTAATCCAGCAACCTATTTTAATCTGAAAGATATAGGAGCCATTGCACCTGGTTATTATGCTGATCTACTAGTGTTTGATGATTTAATATCCTGGGTTCCTACTCTGGTTTATAAAGAAGGACAAATAGTAGCCACAAAGGGTAAAAGTGTTTTTAATGTTTTGAAAATGAATGATAAGAAAATATGCAATACAATGCACTTAGGAAATATTAGTCCTGTACAATTAAAAATAAAGGCTAGTTCAAGAGTGGCTAGAGTAATTGGTCTCATTCCACATCAACTCATTACCGCTTCTCTCGTAATAGAGGTGCCGGTGATCAATGGGGAATTTGTTCCTGATAGGGATAATGATATTTTGAAATTGGCGGTATTTGAGCGCCATCATGGTACAGGAAATGTTGGTGTGGGCTTAGTTAAGGGGTTAGGGATGTCAGCAGGAGCGATTGCCTCTACCGTGGCCCACGATTCACATAATGTAGTAGTGATTGGCAGTGATGATGATGACATGATTATGGCGGTGCAAGAAGTAGAAAAAATGCACGGAGGTATCGCTATTGTAAATGAGGGAAAGGTGTTAGGAACATTAGCCTTACCTTTAGCTGGATTAATGTCAGAAGAAGATCTTTATACTGTTCATATAAAGTTAACTGATTTGCATAATATTGCCCGTGGCCTTGGAGTAAATCCTAATTATGATCCTTTTATGACGTTAGCCTTCATGAGTTTACCTGTGATACCATCATTAAAATTAACGGATAAAGGATTAGTGGATGTAAATAAGTTTGCAGTTGTTCCAGTGTCAATTTAA
- the dpaL gene encoding diaminopropionate ammonia-lyase, with protein MEQSIKWTINQMVKEKEKVSIDFLNQEEIQKARCFHASFPEYSPTPLCSLEKLAKHLGVAGIYVKDESFRFGLNAFKVLGGSFAMANYLAEQLGQEISQLNYETLVSVEIRNQLGDITFATTTDGNHGRGVAWTANRLKQKSVVYMPKGSSIIRLNNIKAEGAEAYITEFNYDDAVRMTSENAKKFGWVVVQDTAWEGYEKIPAWIMQGYGTMAVEALEQLQAMKVYKPTHIFIQAGVGSLAGAVQGYFASVFGEERPKTIIVESNQADCLYQSVLANDGQPHIVTGDLFTIMAGLACGEPNTISWNVLRDYSDMFVSCPDWVAAKGMRMLANPLKEDSRLISGESGAVTAGLLATIMTSDKLKEMKNKLGLDENARILLFSTEGDTDPEKYRSVVWDGECPVIE; from the coding sequence ATGGAGCAGAGCATTAAATGGACTATCAATCAAATGGTAAAGGAAAAAGAGAAAGTCTCAATTGATTTTTTAAATCAAGAAGAAATCCAAAAGGCTAGATGTTTTCATGCCAGTTTTCCTGAATACAGTCCGACGCCACTGTGTAGTTTAGAAAAGTTGGCAAAGCATTTAGGAGTCGCAGGGATATATGTAAAAGACGAATCCTTTCGTTTTGGGTTAAATGCATTTAAAGTACTTGGTGGATCGTTTGCCATGGCTAACTATTTAGCTGAGCAGTTGGGGCAAGAAATTAGTCAATTAAATTATGAAACATTGGTATCAGTTGAAATACGTAATCAGTTGGGAGATATTACTTTTGCTACAACGACGGATGGAAATCATGGTCGAGGTGTAGCTTGGACTGCGAATCGATTAAAACAAAAATCAGTAGTATATATGCCGAAAGGATCATCCATCATACGTCTCAACAATATTAAGGCTGAGGGTGCAGAGGCCTACATAACTGAATTTAATTACGATGATGCTGTACGGATGACATCAGAAAATGCCAAAAAATTTGGCTGGGTAGTTGTTCAAGATACTGCCTGGGAGGGGTATGAGAAAATACCTGCTTGGATAATGCAAGGATATGGCACTATGGCAGTCGAGGCTTTAGAACAGTTGCAGGCAATGAAAGTCTATAAGCCAACACATATTTTTATTCAAGCTGGTGTTGGTTCACTAGCTGGTGCCGTGCAAGGATACTTTGCTTCTGTATTTGGCGAAGAACGTCCTAAAACTATCATTGTTGAATCAAACCAAGCAGACTGCTTATACCAGTCGGTTTTGGCAAACGATGGTCAGCCACATATTGTTACAGGAGATCTTTTTACGATTATGGCTGGTTTGGCCTGTGGCGAACCCAACACCATTAGCTGGAATGTTTTAAGAGATTATAGTGACATGTTTGTTTCCTGTCCTGATTGGGTGGCGGCAAAAGGAATGCGTATGTTAGCAAATCCGCTGAAAGAAGATAGTCGCCTTATCTCAGGAGAATCAGGCGCCGTTACCGCAGGATTGTTAGCAACTATAATGACAAGTGATAAGTTGAAAGAAATGAAAAATAAGTTAGGTCTTGATGAAAACGCAAGAATACTTCTTTTTAGTACAGAAGGAGACACTGATCCCGAGAAATATCGTAGCGTTGTTTGGGATGGCGAATGTCCTGTAATTGAGTAA